A part of Neovison vison isolate M4711 chromosome 6, ASM_NN_V1, whole genome shotgun sequence genomic DNA contains:
- the C6H3orf80 gene encoding uncharacterized membrane protein C3orf80 homolog, whose amino-acid sequence MWGPGVTTEGLSVAPAPPPLLPLLLLLALALVAPSRGGGGCAELACGERERCCDAANATAVRCCKLPLHAFLDNVGWFVRKLSGLLILLVLFAIGYFLQRIICPSPRRYPRGQARPGQARPGPPGGAGPPGAAGPPDDDDSPALLRDEATAGSQDSLLDSGGGGRGRGGGGRSAPSCASEHELRVVSPVFLQLPSYEEVKYLPTYEESMRLQQLSPGEVVLPVSVLGRPRGGGAVESDGGEGRFPLI is encoded by the coding sequence ATGTGGGGACCCGGGGTCACAACGGAGGGCCTGTCGGTGGCGCCGGCACCGCCGCCGTTGCTGCCGCTGCTGCTACTGCTGGCGCTGGCGCTGGTGGCGCCCTCGCGGGGCGGCGGGGGCTGCGCGGAGCTGGCGTGTGGCGAGCGGGAGCGCTGCTGCGACGCGGCCAACGCCACAGCGGTGCGCTGCTGCAAGCTGCCGCTGCACGCCTTCCTAGACAACGTGGGCTGGTTCGTCCGCAAGCTCTCTGGGCTGCTTATCCTGCTAGTGCTCTTCGCCATCGGCTACTTCCTGCAGCGCATCATCTGCCCTAGCCCACGCAGGTACCCGCGAGGCCAGGCGCGGCCAGGGCAGGCACGGCCCGGACCGCCGGGGGGCGCAGGGCCGCCGGGGGCCGCGGGGCCGCCCGACGACGACGACTCGCCTGCGCTACTGCGCGACGAGGCGACCGCCGGCTCTCAGGACTCGCTGCTGGATAGTGGCGGCGGGGGCCGAGGCCGGGGAGGCGGCGGGCGCTCGGCCCCCTCCTGCGCCTCGGAGCACGAGCTTCGCGTAGTCTCGCCGGTCTTCCTGCAGCTGCCCAGCTACGAGGAGGTCAAGTACCTGCCCACCTACGAGGAGTCCATGCGGCTGCAGCAGCTCAGCCCCGGGGAGGTCGTGCTGCCCGTGTCGGTGCTTGGCCGCCCGCGAGGCGGCGGCGCCGTGGAGTCCGACGGCGGCGAGGGCCGCTTCCCGCTCATCTGA